One part of the Gammaproteobacteria bacterium genome encodes these proteins:
- a CDS encoding methyltransferase domain-containing protein, whose translation PSPVWLRWLVELDNPFTKTIRAAVILEHLGLEPGMTVLDAGCGPGRLTLPLARGIGNQGKVVAMDIQQGMLRRTREKAEASNLTNIEYLEAGIGEGRLEADRFDVALLVTVLGEIPDRETALEEIYRSLKHGGLLSITEIIFDPHFQPRGTITRLATDAGFKEKAFYGNRIAYTLHLEKPANG comes from the coding sequence TCCCAGTCCCGTCTGGCTGCGCTGGCTGGTCGAGTTGGACAACCCGTTTACCAAGACCATCCGTGCGGCGGTCATCCTCGAGCACCTGGGCCTTGAGCCGGGCATGACGGTGCTGGACGCCGGTTGCGGACCGGGGCGGCTCACCCTCCCGCTTGCACGCGGGATCGGCAACCAGGGCAAGGTGGTGGCCATGGACATCCAGCAAGGCATGCTGCGCCGCACACGGGAGAAGGCAGAGGCTTCGAACCTGACCAATATCGAATACCTGGAGGCTGGCATCGGCGAGGGACGCCTGGAAGCGGATCGTTTCGACGTGGCGCTGCTGGTGACGGTACTGGGCGAGATCCCCGACCGGGAGACCGCACTGGAGGAGATTTACCGGTCGCTCAAACACGGCGGCCTGCTGTCCATCACCGAGATCATCTTCGATCCGCATTTTCAGCCGCGCGGCACGATCACCCGGCTGGCCACGGATGCCGGGTTCAAGGAAAAGGCGTTTTACGGCAACCGCATCGCCTATACACTGCATCTGGAAAAACCCGCCAACGGGTAA